TCCTCTGAAAAGTCAAAACGGagtttttactttcttaatacacattttaaaaaattctcACTTTCGTCTCTTGGCCTTGCTGGGTTCATCGTCAGGTGAGTCTTCTGTTACTGCAAACTCCTGCTCCTCCTTAGCTAAGACTGTGTCCcagaaaacacaaacacgcaACAGAAGGTTTGGACAAGTATAcaacattatacatacatacatacacacacacacacacacacacacacacacacacacacacacatatatatatatatatatatatatatatatatatataaataaatatatatatatatatatatatatatatatatatatatatatatatataaaattaacaagTTAATGAAGGTCTGACATGGATAGAGAATGCTTCATGCTCACAGCTGACATGCAGACAGTAGGTGTGGCCCTGAGACAAATGTCAAATTTGCTCTATTGCAGGGCTCCAGGCTGCACCTAAAATTGCTAAATTTGtgaccaaaaatattaaacaaacaaacttttgtaacattataaatgtctttatcatcactttcgatcaatttaaaacatccttgctaaataaaagtattaatctctATAATTTCTTTCCCCAACAAAATGGTATAGTGTATGACGTTAGAAACGCTTttcatttcagataaatgctgatctttagatctttctatttatcaaacaatcaagaaaaaaaaacacatttactaaatattgcgaattataataaaaaaaatgtttcttgaacagcaaatcagaatattagaatgatttagaaaattcagcattgaacacaggaataaattatattttaaaatatattcaaatagtaagcAGTTATTTCTAtggcactttttcttttttcggcTTCTCTATTGATACTTTTGATCTGCTTACTGGATATTTTATCAATTACTTGATTATGGAAAATGTGTATATTGCACATGGTTTGGATATAGCATTATTTTGAtccttttataaatatttgttgaaaaacacaaacaatctgTAATTTCTACGGAAAAAGTCAAAACACTTAATACGAGAGAGATTTAACATTAAATGCAACATGGAGATGACCTTTACCTAGTTTGTTGCTGTTGTCCAGGCCTCTTCTGTGGGGAGGTTCCTGGATCGCTTTATCAACATCAACCCGTCCCACCAGCTCCTCCGGCCGCTCCCACATGGACAGACGCGTGGTTGGGTTGTAATAGAACACTCGCTCGTCACCCGTCCACACCACACACCTGAATCACATATGCATAAGCATTGGGCACAGGTAAATGCATTACAAAGAGCCCGCATCCAAAAGCTCTAAATGTCTTCATATATCAAAACTCGTCTATAAAATATAGTTGATCTTATTTGTGCAAATCAAATAAACCAGCAGCAGCCTACCATGGTGTGCCAGGAATAGGTGTGGTTGCAATAGGCTTTGCCTTTTTAGCTGCCTTCTGTTCCTCTgtcatctcttcctctttcagCTCCTAGGAATAACACAGATTATGTCAGAAACAGTGTTGTTACACACAACAATTGAGAAAACTAGATCCACTAACAACCTCTTTCTTCTCTTTTGGTGGATCGATTTTTGGGCTTCCTTCTTCCATTTCCATGATTTCAGCATCAATCGTGTCGAGAGCTGCATCCTTGATCTTCTCATTCTCTTTTTCTGTTATGGAGACATGGAGAAGAGCAACTGTCAAATCAGGAAGTATTGAAAACAGTTGAAAGAATACATATATAATAGTGACTGGAAATTATGTGTTAGaaccatctttgcacatttcagCATTCATCTTAaactgtaacattaaaaaaaatttaacagatTTAGCACAACACCagtattgaaaaagaaaatgtcactggtaattaatatttaatatatattttttatttttttataaagtcatGCCAAGGGTAATTGCCCTTGTGTTGTTCTTTGTCCCAGTTTCTAACCTGTCTCTTTGAGTTCTTCTGGTTTGTCCCAGGTGGtctcctgtgtgtgtttgttgtagtAGTAGGACTTTCCCTCAGGGGTTTTAAACTCAGTCCAGTCAGATGTACTCAGAGCTCCAGGCAGTCCTAAGGGCCCAGCCATCGCCATTTGAGGAGGCATCATGGGTACCAGAGGTGGTGCCATGCCAGGGAGCATACCTTAATATAACATACACAAAGTCAGAATCGGTTCAAGAAAGGTAGCTCTTCTCTTCCATTCTACTTATGCTTTTGCATTGTTACATTAGTTACATAGTTTTACAACATAATgtcaaaaaaaaggaaaaaaatgtcagaaactgaaaaaaaaaaccacgtATCTTTGTTGGATGATTTAACTACAgcacaaaatatcttaaaaaactaaacattcaATGGGACTAATGCATGCAAAGACAATaccaacacaaaacattaaaaaggggACACAAGGTAGGAACACAGTTACTTGCAACAAATCACAACAGATATCGCAGTTTATTATCTACTGCCTACAACTCAACTGTAACAAGTTTTCagaggtggaaaaaaaaaacagatctacACCAACTAAGCAAAATGTTAAgtcaaaaacaactgaaaaagcgAAGTGAGTCTATGTCTCATTTGTAAGAAACAGAGGGGCCTCCAATgggaaattattacatttaaaaaggaTAAAGATGCACAACCGTTATTAACATGCCATAACAGGGAAGGGAATTACCGTTTTTGGTAGGAGAGATAGTCTTTACATAGGGACAGCTGACTATCTGCATCATTGCTACACCTGAAAGAACGTATAAGCAAGCAAAGAGTGTTGGAAAAGACACAAACATATGTCAACTACTGCTTCCAGGTGTAAGGAGGGCAAATACTACATCATTTATGATGAAAACACTACAGTATCTTCTACAGTGCTAGCTGATctatattcaactcaaattagACATTACTGTCAGCCAATGTTGCTTGACAATAAGTGCACACGAAAACGGCAGATTACTGCCATCTATAGAACACTGAATGTCACTTCTGCAACATTAATGCAGTAGTTAAGACTACgtttatattgaatatattacaatagagCTTGCTTTGCTTTCTAGAATCATTTTTGTCATACAATTTCATTAAAGATGCTCGGCAACTGTAAGCAGTGAAGAAAAACAGGCATCTATTAAGAGCCTAGTTTCCAGTAAAAACTACAGACATGCATTGGATAGGgtgaaaaagacagaaagacaagGAACAAAGGAGAGAAAGGCAGTCGCATACTAGAGCAGAAGAATTCTTTAAAGGGTACATACAGATGATTCGACAAGTTTAAAGGTCAAACCTACCGGGCAGCGGGATGGGCATGCCAGGCAGGGGCACTCTGAAGGGTGGCACCATGACAGGAGGGAATCCTGGCATTGGATCAGCGGGCTGTTGCACAGCATGGGACAATGCCACCGGCAGAGCTGGCGGTCCTGTAGTCATTGCCATGGAAACCGTCGGAGGATTGACAGCTGCTACTGGGGTTGCCATTGCACTGGGAGCTGTGGTTACAACTGACGGCATCTCCACGACATCATGGGCTACAGGTCAAACAATTGGGTGCAGAATGATCAAAGATTAACTTCTGACACTcggataaaataaacaaacaaatggtgAACAAAACTTTCTCCACAACCCAAAACTAATTCTGACACCcagacaaaataaacataaaagaaaCAAATGGCTAACAAAAATTAAGCCCAAATcctgattcaaaacaatttctgACAcccagaaacaaacaaataaacggGGAACAAAAACTTCTGCAGAATGTGTTTCTTATATATAACAACTTTTGTCACCCAGAAAAGTAAATCAAATATGGgggacaaaatgtttttttttttccctgaataAGTTTTTGAcacaataaagacaaaataaatgacCAAACAAATGAGGAACAAAAATTAAGCTCAAATCCTGATCCAAAACTATTTCTGAAAgatgaaaaaataagtaaatagatGGGGAGCAAAAACTTCTCCAGAATGTGTTTCTAATATCAACTTCTGACacccaaacaaaaataaataaagcaaataggGGGAACAAAACAATTTCTGACCGAAAACAACTTCTGAgacaaaatgaacaaacaaacaaacaaatggggAATGGAACAAGCTTCTCCAGAATGCTGTTTCTGACCCAAAAAGCTTATAAGCTATTGGTCAACAAATGAAATCTCATAAAAGCTGTTGCTTAGAGGTGTCGTTGGTTGTAATGACATTTACCTGACACAGGTGTTGGGAGGAGAGGTGAAGCTGCGGTGGTGCTGGGAGAGGAGTTGGAGCTCATGactgtggaggtgtgtgtggttgTAGTGCTGTTGGCTGCAGCTGAGATGCTGACAGATGGACCAGGCCCAGTGCAACCTCCGCTGGCTGCTGCTGCCGCCACCGCCGCAGCCTGGCTCAGCATCACTGGACCCAGCTCAGCCTGCTGGATCACCTTCACTCCTTCAGGCTTCGTCCAGGATGACTCCCTCGTACGTGCATTATAATAATACACCTAAATAATAGGAAAAGTAAACAGATGAGGACAGGAGATCAAGctgtttgtattgtaaaaaggcaaatatatttttatgttatcatCTAATTGTTTCAAGCAAGAAGTGTAACAATGCAACAGTGCACCGTGTATAATGCATAGTGAACTTCAAAAATGCAAATTATGCAAAATCCAATGGATTACGCTTTcatttctcatttaaaatatcatttttaatatctTATCAACTGACCATTTGCAAAGACCTGCCcaccttagttactgttgctatccCTGGCCTGACAATGCCGCTCTCACActacacatcatgttctcacaaGGTGAAAAGTACACTGcagagcaaagaggaaactgacaatgTGCAGACAAtacagagcaggttacttctaCTATGAAACAAGGTCTCAGGactctcagctttcaaatttcatttttaaagaaattcaaacaatagactgttttgtggctctttaatgtgtcatgACAGATCATTGTATTGCCTTAGTTCAAATACGTGTACCGACTGTCTTTTCATGTTTACAtagagcacaaaataaacataaaagtgaaagtgaagtgacatacagccaagtatggtgacccacactcagaatttgtgctctgcatttaacccatccaaagtgcacacacacacagcagtgaacacacacccggagcagtgggcagccatttatgctgtggcacccggggagcatttgggggttcggtgccttgctaaTGTTGGCCCCAGACTCAAAACCCACAACGttatggttaggagtcaaactctcctcaaataaacatcaaaaagtTTTTCCACTCCACTTGTCAGATTTGTGGCAATTTTgtagctttattaaaaaaaaaaagtttcaattcaatcaatcttttttttatccCGTTTTAAAATGGATTTCTATGGAGACTAGCTGTAGCTGTTTGAAAGCTTGTGGATAGCAGCGACAGCACATAATATCCCCTTTCTGATTGGTCAATTCGTCTGCCAATCAAGCTCTCTGCAAACGGTCAATAGCCTGTGCAGTTACTCCCGAAtctttagtttatttataaatacatacaaaatataatttaattatttataatacacactAGTGTCCTAAAGATAAGTTTTTCTGAAGAAGTACTTTCTGAAGTACTTTTATTCGACAGTGATTCATTAAATTGTAAGTAACagttaaaaaaattgttatattacaaatgtttaccagtttaataaaatcaatatttttgaacATTGTACAGAAAGAATTCcagaaaataaaatcacaacTCTCCATGTCAAAGGACTGGAATGCAACCCACGAAGAATTAGAAGTCATACCTTGCCCTCAGGGCTCTTATTCTCCACCCAGATCTCTTCTGCAGAGGGCAGGGAAGGAGGAGTAGGAGAGGCTGTAGGTGGTATTCCTGGAGGGAAAATCATGCCAGGTGGAGGTGGCATGGATCCTCCATGTGGAGGCATAAACGGGGGTCTCTTAAAGTGAAAAAGAAGTCATAGGTGTCAATGAAACCTTCCCGATTTCCAACCTCTTCTTTACATCccaattaaaataaagttgagaAATGGTATCTGAAGTACTATTCATACCTGTAAAGGAGGGGCACCCATGGGAGGGGGCACACTGGGGTCAAAGGGAATTCGTCCGAAGGGCGGCCGGGCTGGAGGTGGAGGACCCCTCATCATCGCAAAGGGAGGCACTGGGGTGCTCAGTAAAGGCTGCCTGCGGGTGGAGGGGTTGACGGGTGGAGGGGCAGCGGCAGGGAAACGGATTGCTGGATGCTGAGCCATGCTAATGGAGCgaaaaaataaaacttgtgaACAAATAGTATCCATACAGCACACAACGACtgctgcagaaaaaaaacataacagcaaatcaacacagcagCAGAAATCATTCTTACGAACCGTAACGCCCACTAAATCTTCCTGATGTGCCATAATAAACTTTATATAACGCATTTATGTCTAAAAACATTCATTTGTAACTTGAAGTGCTCTTAAAAAGTCGAGACATAACAACGTAAAATAATTCATCCGTATACCGTTATGATGCTTTCATTGTCCACGACCCAACTGGCCTCACGAGGCTTAAAAGAGACTCATATTAACCAACTGCGAAACGTTATTAAGTGTACTGTTAAGTTAAAACTGAAGCTTACTATAACTGATCGTTTGTGTTAG
This DNA window, taken from Carassius auratus strain Wakin chromosome 14, ASM336829v1, whole genome shotgun sequence, encodes the following:
- the tcerg1a gene encoding transcription elongation regulator 1a isoform X1 → MAEHSEAEGIGLAANSMAQHPAIRFPAAAPPPVNPSTRRQPLLSTPVPPFAMMRGPPPPARPPFGRIPFDPSVPPPMGAPPLQRPPFMPPHGGSMPPPPGMIFPPGIPPTASPTPPSLPSAEEIWVENKSPEGKVYYYNARTRESSWTKPEGVKVIQQAELGPVMLSQAAAVAAAAASGGCTGPGPSVSISAAANSTTTTHTSTVMSSNSSPSTTAASPLLPTPVSAHDVVEMPSVVTTAPSAMATPVAAVNPPTVSMAMTTGPPALPVALSHAVQQPADPMPGFPPVMVPPFRVPLPGMPIPLPGVAMMQIVSCPYVKTISPTKNGMLPGMAPPLVPMMPPQMAMAGPLGLPGALSTSDWTEFKTPEGKSYYYNKHTQETTWDKPEELKETEKENEKIKDAALDTIDAEIMEMEEGSPKIDPPKEKKEELKEEEMTEEQKAAKKAKPIATTPIPGTPWCVVWTGDERVFYYNPTTRLSMWERPEELVGRVDVDKAIQEPPHRRGLDNSNKLVLAKEEQEFAVTEDSPDDEPSKAKRRKIEEKKEADTEKEAAMEAELKAARERAVVPQEARMSQFKDMLLERGVSAFSTWEKELHKIVFDPRYLLLNPKERKLVFDQYVKTRAEEERKEKKNKIMQVKDDFRKMMEEAKLGVRTTFSEFAAKHAKDSRFKAVEKMKDREAIFNEYMMAFRKKEKENSKNRGEKVKQDFFELLSDYHVDGQQRWSKVKEKMETDPRYKAVETSGAREELFKNYVERLAKNPNSEKEKELEKQARIEASLRERERMVQRFRSEQTKEIDREREQHKREEAVQNFKALMSDMVKTSDANWSETRRTLRKDHRWESSSLLERDEKERLFNEHIETLAKKKKEQFRQLLDETTSINLMTSWKEVKKLIKEDPRCIKFSSSDRKRQREFGDYIKDKYITVKADFRTLLKETKFITYKSRKLMQESEQHLSDIETILQKDKRYLVLDCMSEERHKLLMAYVEELDRRGPPPPPTAFEPARRSTK
- the tcerg1a gene encoding transcription elongation regulator 1a isoform X2; the encoded protein is MAQHPAIRFPAAAPPPVNPSTRRQPLLSTPVPPFAMMRGPPPPARPPFGRIPFDPSVPPPMGAPPLQRPPFMPPHGGSMPPPPGMIFPPGIPPTASPTPPSLPSAEEIWVENKSPEGKVYYYNARTRESSWTKPEGVKVIQQAELGPVMLSQAAAVAAAAASGGCTGPGPSVSISAAANSTTTTHTSTVMSSNSSPSTTAASPLLPTPVSAHDVVEMPSVVTTAPSAMATPVAAVNPPTVSMAMTTGPPALPVALSHAVQQPADPMPGFPPVMVPPFRVPLPGMPIPLPGVAMMQIVSCPYVKTISPTKNGMLPGMAPPLVPMMPPQMAMAGPLGLPGALSTSDWTEFKTPEGKSYYYNKHTQETTWDKPEELKETEKENEKIKDAALDTIDAEIMEMEEGSPKIDPPKEKKEELKEEEMTEEQKAAKKAKPIATTPIPGTPWCVVWTGDERVFYYNPTTRLSMWERPEELVGRVDVDKAIQEPPHRRGLDNSNKLVLAKEEQEFAVTEDSPDDEPSKAKRRKIEEKKEADTEKEAAMEAELKAARERAVVPQEARMSQFKDMLLERGVSAFSTWEKELHKIVFDPRYLLLNPKERKLVFDQYVKTRAEEERKEKKNKIMQVKDDFRKMMEEAKLGVRTTFSEFAAKHAKDSRFKAVEKMKDREAIFNEYMMAFRKKEKENSKNRGEKVKQDFFELLSDYHVDGQQRWSKVKEKMETDPRYKAVETSGAREELFKNYVERLAKNPNSEKEKELEKQARIEASLRERERMVQRFRSEQTKEIDREREQHKREEAVQNFKALMSDMVKTSDANWSETRRTLRKDHRWESSSLLERDEKERLFNEHIETLAKKKKEQFRQLLDETTSINLMTSWKEVKKLIKEDPRCIKFSSSDRKRQREFGDYIKDKYITVKADFRTLLKETKFITYKSRKLMQESEQHLSDIETILQKDKRYLVLDCMSEERHKLLMAYVEELDRRGPPPPPTAFEPARRSTK
- the tcerg1a gene encoding transcription elongation regulator 1a isoform X3: MAEHSEAEGIGLAANSMAQHPAIRFPAAAPPPVNPSTRRQPLLSTPVPPFAMMRGPPPPARPPFGRIPFDPSVPPPMGAPPLQRPPFMPPHGGSMPPPPGMIFPPGIPPTASPTPPSLPSAEEIWVENKSPEGKVYYYNARTRESSWTKPEGVKVIQQAELGPVMLSQAAAVAAAAASGGCTGPGPSVSISAAANSTTTTHTSTVMSSNSSPSTTAASPLLPTPVSAHDVVEMPSVVTTAPSAMATPVAAVNPPTVSMAMTTGPPALPVALSHAVQQPADPMPGFPPVMVPPFRVPLPGMPIPLPGMLPGMAPPLVPMMPPQMAMAGPLGLPGALSTSDWTEFKTPEGKSYYYNKHTQETTWDKPEELKETEKENEKIKDAALDTIDAEIMEMEEGSPKIDPPKEKKEELKEEEMTEEQKAAKKAKPIATTPIPGTPWCVVWTGDERVFYYNPTTRLSMWERPEELVGRVDVDKAIQEPPHRRGLDNSNKLVLAKEEQEFAVTEDSPDDEPSKAKRRKIEEKKEADTEKEAAMEAELKAARERAVVPQEARMSQFKDMLLERGVSAFSTWEKELHKIVFDPRYLLLNPKERKLVFDQYVKTRAEEERKEKKNKIMQVKDDFRKMMEEAKLGVRTTFSEFAAKHAKDSRFKAVEKMKDREAIFNEYMMAFRKKEKENSKNRGEKVKQDFFELLSDYHVDGQQRWSKVKEKMETDPRYKAVETSGAREELFKNYVERLAKNPNSEKEKELEKQARIEASLRERERMVQRFRSEQTKEIDREREQHKREEAVQNFKALMSDMVKTSDANWSETRRTLRKDHRWESSSLLERDEKERLFNEHIETLAKKKKEQFRQLLDETTSINLMTSWKEVKKLIKEDPRCIKFSSSDRKRQREFGDYIKDKYITVKADFRTLLKETKFITYKSRKLMQESEQHLSDIETILQKDKRYLVLDCMSEERHKLLMAYVEELDRRGPPPPPTAFEPARRSTK